Proteins encoded within one genomic window of Synechococcus sp. PCC 7335:
- a CDS encoding amino acid permease gives MTLQSPHPSTLDTQDEAIGLGTFGGVFTPSILTILGVIMYLRFGWVVGQVGLYPTMAIVTIATSITFLTALSISAIATDQVVRAGGAYYMISRSLGIETGGAVGIPLYFAQALSVALYTIGFAESVKNVFPNVSIVVVALITTVLVTALALASADIAIKAQYVIMAAIALSLVALFFGHDVTVDPSDAVEAAKIERVGFWAVFAVFFPAVTGIMSGVNMSGDLKDPIRSIPRGTLAAVIVGYIIYMAIPFVLVSRTPTASNALLNPEMMVMKRIAIGGHLLIDSIVLGVWGATLSSAIGSILGAPRILQALARDNILPRSLRWLGKGNGPTDDPRLGTLFTLGIVLAVVMMGSLDAIAPVLSMFFLTTYMVLNIAAGLEGFLQSPSFRPTFKVHWSLSVLGAIGCIAVMFLINPVATIAALVIVGLIYFWLERRQIESTWGDVRQGIWMTVVRTALLNIDDNADPKNWRPHLLVLSGAPSKRWYLIEMARALTHNRGLITVASIIPSGSRSIAQQEKAEVVLREFLDKRGVQAFAKIVTADDPFIGTKQLLETYGMGPLIPNTVLLGDSDDPDIESIERYCNTIRVCHGAKRNVVIYRDESGADAPDSLHPPMYADQADQRIDVWWGGLQSNGGLMLILAYLLRTSWQWRSAEIRLKLVVSDEEALEAAEVNLENLTNSLRIGAKPEVILANNRPFEEILRTSSASADLVFLGLAVPHEGGYQAYYQTLQDRVVGLPATVMVLASENLDFSELLQKDVS, from the coding sequence ATGACTTTACAATCACCCCATCCTTCTACGTTAGATACACAAGATGAGGCGATAGGCTTAGGGACGTTTGGCGGTGTATTTACGCCTTCGATCTTGACTATTCTCGGCGTGATTATGTATTTGCGCTTCGGTTGGGTCGTGGGCCAAGTCGGCCTCTATCCAACGATGGCAATTGTCACGATTGCGACATCGATTACGTTCTTGACAGCGCTGTCAATTAGCGCGATCGCCACCGATCAAGTCGTTCGAGCTGGCGGTGCCTATTACATGATTAGCCGCTCTTTGGGCATCGAGACGGGTGGTGCCGTTGGCATTCCGCTCTACTTTGCTCAAGCACTCTCGGTGGCACTCTACACCATCGGTTTTGCTGAGAGCGTCAAAAATGTTTTCCCAAACGTTTCAATCGTTGTGGTGGCGCTAATTACGACGGTACTCGTCACCGCCTTGGCACTGGCTTCGGCTGATATCGCGATTAAAGCCCAGTATGTGATCATGGCAGCGATCGCCCTTTCTCTAGTCGCTCTTTTCTTTGGTCATGATGTCACGGTCGATCCGTCTGATGCAGTTGAAGCGGCCAAAATCGAAAGGGTAGGCTTTTGGGCTGTATTCGCTGTCTTTTTCCCGGCGGTAACTGGGATTATGTCGGGCGTTAATATGTCTGGCGATCTCAAAGACCCTATCCGTTCTATTCCAAGAGGAACGCTCGCTGCGGTAATCGTCGGCTACATCATCTATATGGCAATCCCCTTTGTATTAGTTAGCAGAACGCCTACTGCCTCTAATGCGTTGTTGAACCCAGAAATGATGGTGATGAAGCGGATCGCCATTGGGGGTCATCTTTTGATTGATTCGATTGTGTTAGGCGTATGGGGAGCAACGCTCTCTAGTGCGATTGGCAGCATCTTAGGCGCACCGCGAATCTTACAAGCACTGGCTCGCGATAATATTTTGCCTCGCAGTCTACGGTGGCTCGGGAAGGGGAATGGACCCACAGATGATCCAAGATTAGGAACACTGTTCACCCTAGGAATTGTGCTAGCGGTGGTGATGATGGGGAGTTTGGATGCGATCGCCCCTGTTCTCTCCATGTTTTTCCTCACGACCTACATGGTGCTAAACATTGCTGCTGGTCTCGAAGGGTTTTTGCAGAGTCCCTCTTTTCGACCGACTTTCAAAGTTCACTGGTCACTTTCGGTGCTCGGTGCCATCGGCTGCATTGCGGTGATGTTTTTGATTAATCCCGTAGCTACGATCGCTGCTTTGGTGATTGTGGGCCTGATCTACTTTTGGCTAGAGCGACGGCAAATCGAAAGCACTTGGGGGGATGTGCGCCAGGGTATCTGGATGACCGTCGTCCGCACTGCTCTGCTTAATATCGATGACAATGCTGATCCCAAAAACTGGCGGCCTCACCTGCTGGTGCTTTCTGGGGCACCTTCTAAACGCTGGTATCTAATCGAAATGGCGAGAGCCCTCACCCACAACCGCGGCTTAATTACGGTTGCAAGTATCATTCCAAGCGGATCACGCAGTATCGCCCAGCAGGAGAAAGCTGAAGTTGTTTTAAGGGAGTTTCTAGACAAACGAGGTGTACAGGCCTTTGCCAAGATCGTCACCGCCGATGATCCCTTTATTGGTACAAAGCAGCTATTGGAAACCTATGGCATGGGGCCATTAATTCCTAATACAGTACTGCTAGGTGATTCTGACGATCCAGATATTGAAAGCATTGAGCGCTACTGCAACACGATTCGAGTCTGTCACGGCGCCAAGCGTAACGTGGTCATCTATCGAGATGAATCAGGAGCGGACGCACCCGACTCATTGCACCCGCCTATGTACGCTGATCAAGCGGATCAGAGGATCGATGTATGGTGGGGTGGTTTGCAGTCAAACGGTGGCCTGATGTTGATCCTAGCTTATCTACTGCGCACTAGCTGGCAGTGGCGCTCGGCGGAGATCAGACTGAAGTTGGTGGTCAGTGATGAAGAGGCACTAGAAGCTGCCGAGGTAAATCTAGAGAATCTCACCAACAGCTTAAGGATCGGTGCTAAGCCTGAGGTTATTCTGGCGAACAATCGACCTTTTGAAGAAATTTTACGAACCTCTTCAGCTAGTGCGGATTTGGTGTTTCTAGGGTTAGCGGTTCCTCACGAAGGAGGGTATCAGGCGTATTATCAGACTCTTCAAGATCGAGTGGTGGGTTTACCTGCGACTGTCATGGTACTAGCGTCCGAGAATCTGGACTTCTCTGAGCTTTTGCAGAAGGATGTGTCATAG